Proteins co-encoded in one Oreochromis aureus strain Israel breed Guangdong linkage group 3, ZZ_aureus, whole genome shotgun sequence genomic window:
- the LOC116322097 gene encoding E3 ubiquitin-protein ligase TRIM7-like isoform X1, with product MSDSIQTKRRRTDPQTILCDMCTEDRKPAKKTCMKCEISMCVQHLQAHLTTPVLLQTHPLTEPMALCGNTKCSQHGKLLEYYCLDDMTCVCVSCAIEDQHRLHNMKTFSTAHKELLEKLKAEQLILQEKTDDEDVSLEKWEKSEREKLGRCSVRLIEAVTKLRDISLTSVQSSVSARMVSLKTSKSSMEAAQKEKDTFRFLQMYSQVHQDVEKAKAVDLRKGLEPGSHRDKLVEEMRQNGEKMVKQASQFWGSLLTLVDPEHHQELVPTDSHLIFEPQSLGPGMSLSKDKRKVFHNSYLGQCCATLLICSTKTASSYQRWVVSLPEESDWTTGLCEKTSAKNLKDGAVYGLCWEDKQLSSLTTKRNEGSQSSTSQGLKVRNTGTAKTGTQLVTTSALITYQGENGEEPVPRPEKVEVLWNFPASTLSFFRRTRQHQREEIITMKLKVSINNWDLVPFVQLGKQNIHSTTQQQQWKCSCGKDYYWDGNRYRDHSSGYSHQSVCSCGKALSVTEMVCKLC from the coding sequence ATGTCTGACAGCATACaaacaaaaaggagaagaacagatcCACAAACTATCCTCTGTGACATGTGTACAGAGGACAGGAAACCAGCAAAGAAGACGTGCATGAAGTGTGAGATCTCCATGTGTGTCCAGCACCTCCAGGCCCACCTGACCACACCTGTGTTACTGCAGACTCATCCTCTGACTGAACCCATGGCTTTATGTGGGAACACCAAATGTTCTCAGCACGGCAAGCTCCTGGAGTACTACTGCTTGGACGAcatgacctgtgtgtgtgtttcctgcgCCATTGAGGACCAGCACCGCCTACACAATATGAAGACCTTCTCCACAGCCCACAAAGAGCTCCTGGAGAAGCTGAAAGCTGAGCAGCTGATCTTACAGGAGAAAACAGACGATGAGGATGTGAGTCTGGAAAAGTGGGagaagagtgaaagagagaagcTGGGTCGCTGCAGTGTGCGTCTGATTGAGGCTGTGACTAAGCTGCGTGACATCTCTCTGACCAGCGTCCAGAGCTCAGTCTCTGCTCGTATGGTGTCCCTGAAAACCAGCAAGAGCAGCATGGAAGCAGCACAGAAGGAGAAGGACACCTTCAGATTCCTGCAGATGTATTCTCAGGTGCATCAGGATGTGGAGAAGGCCAAAGCTGTGGATCTGAGAAAAGGGCTGGAGCCGGGCAGCCATCGGGACAAACTGGTTGAGGAGATGAGACAGAATGGGGAGAAGATGGTGAAGCAAGCGTCTCAGTTCTGGGGATCATTGCTGACTCTGGTTGATCCTGAACACCACCAGGAGCTTGTTCCCACTGATTCACATCTGATCTTTGAGCCACAGTCTCTGGGTCCTGGCATGTCGCTGTCCAAAGACAAGAGGAAGGTTTTCCACAACAGCTACCTGGGACAGTGCTGTGCAACTCTTCTAATCTGTAGTACCAAGACAGCCAGCAGCTATCAGAGGTGGGTGGTCAGTCTGCCTGAAGAGTCTGATTGGACGACTGGTTTATGTGAAAAAACATCTGCAAAGAACTTGAAGGATGGAGCTGTGTATGGACTGTGCTGGGAAGATAAGCAGCTCAGCAGCCTcacaacaaagagaaatgaaGGTTCTCAATCATCCACTTCACAAGGTTTGAAGGTGCGAAATACTGGCACAGCCAAAACTGGGACCCAACTCGTGACAACCTCTGCATTAATCACATATCAGGGGGAGAATGGAGAAGAGCCTGTACCACGACCTGAAAAGGTGGAGGTGTTGTGGAACTTTCCTGCCTCCACGCTGTCCTTCTTCAGGAGAACCAGACAGCACCAGAGAGAAGAAATCATCACAATGAAGCTTAAAGTAAGCATCAACAACTGGGACCTGGTCCCATTTGTCCAACTGGGAAAGCAAAATATCCACAGCAcgacccagcagcagcagtggaagTGTTCATGTGGAAAAGATTACTACTGGGATGGTAACAGGTACCGGGATCATAGTTCCGGCTACTCCCACCAGTCTGTTTGTTCCTGTGGAAAAGCTCTTAGTGTCACAGAGATGGTTTGTAAACTTTGCTAA